CAAGGCGCGAACCAGGCACAGATCAACCGCACAAAGTTGAAATCCGCCCGCGAGATCTTGGGCGTGCTGCGCACCGTGATGTTCTCGCCGGAGGATTTACGCCTGATCAACGGTGAGCCGGCCGAGCGCCGCCGCTTCCTCGACGACCTCGCCGCCCTGCGTACGCCGCGTCTCGGTGGCGCCCGCGCGGATTACGAGCGCGTGCTGCGGCAACGAAACGCCCTGCTCAAACACTCCAACATGGCGCTGCGCCGCGGCTACTCCGACGACGACGGCGCCACCGCGTTGAGCACCCTCGACGTCTGGGACGGTCAGCTCGCTCACTTCGGCGCCCAGGTGGTCGCGGGCAGGCTTTCGCTTATCGACGACCTCTCGCCCCACACCACCAGCGCCTACCACTCCGTCGCGCCTGAGTCCCGCCCCGCGGCCGTGGCCTATAGCTCCACGCTGGACAAGGCGGTCAGGGAGCTGGCTGGGGGCCCAAGCAGGGACCCGGCGGTGTTCGAGGCCGCCATGCTCACCGAACTCGGCCGGCGCCGCAAGGACGAGATCGACCGGGGTGTCACACTCGTCGGCCCGCACCGCGACGACTTCTCGCTCATGCTCGGCGACAACCCGGCGAAGGGGTACGCCTCTCACGGCGAGACCTGGTCGTACGCGCTGGCGCTGCACTTGGCCGAGTACCAGCTGCTCACCAGCGACGGCTCCGACCCGGTGCTCATCCTCGACGACGTCTTCGCCGAACTGGACGCCAAGCGCCGCGAGCGCCTCGTGCATGTTGCCGAGGGGGCCGAGCAGGTGCTCATCACCGCGGCCGTCGGCGACGACCTGCCCGGCAACCTCGACGACGCCGTCACCGCGCGCTACACCGTGACCATGGAGGACGGGGTGAGCTCCATTGAGCGATCTGATTAGCGCCACCTTCGACAACCTCCGCGCCACCGCCCGCAAACGCGGCGGCCGCCTGCCGGACCTCAGCCGCCAAGGCACGAGTGTGATTCCGCGGCGCAACAGGCCCTCGCTTACCGACGACCCCCGCCCCGACATCACCGTTCCTGGTCTCGACCTGCCGGAGGGGGGTCGTCGCAAAGCGGATGTGCGCGGGATCCCGACTGGGCTGGACGGGAGGGCGTTGCCGAGGAGTTACAAGGTGTCGTCGTTAAGCAACCTGCTCGGCACGGAGATCCGCAAGCGCGATTGGACCGAAAAGATGGCGCACGGCTGGGTCATGGGGCACTGGGATGAACTGGTGGGGGAGAAGATTGCGCAGCACACGACCGTGGAGATGATCAAGGGCGGGGAAGTGCACGTCAGTTGTGATTCCACGGCGTGGGCGACGCAGATGAAGTACATGCAGCGCGAGGTGCTGCGCGCGATTGCGGACAAAGTCGGGCCGGACGTGGTGACCAAACTGCACATCTACGGACCGAAGACGAAAAGTTGGCGCTACGGGCCACTGCACGTCAAGGGCCGCGGGCCGCGGGATACGTACGGGTAGGGCTTGCGCAGGAAACGACCTTCGCTTAATCTCGTTTGCGTAAGCCCCGCAGATTGAGCCGGTTCCGGCGAAGGTTCTGTTTTTCAGGACGCTCGGGGCATTTGAAGTTTCCAGGGGGTGGAGATGCAGTTTAGTGATTTGGATTTGGGGCTTATCGCTTCCCCGCCGAGAATGCAGACGTTTCGTGAATACGCCGTAACTCCGGGACGAAACGGGCAGAAAGCTCCCGTTGATTTGCTCCCTGATTCTGAAATGCATCTGGATCTTCCGGAGCGGGTAACTCGAGCAGCGAGCCGTCTATATTTTTGGGGGTTAAGGGTCAAAATGTGTGTCTGGTGTCGGCGTGTCGCGGGGTTAGATGTGGCCTTTTTGGATGCCGATTGAGTGTGTGTAGTTGGTGTCGATAGCGTTGTCGTAGAGGGCTGGTCGTCCGGTTTCGTGGTCGGCTTGGTTCTCGTTGTGGGGCAGGGTGGATACTTTGGCGAGTTGGTCCTGGCCCCAGTTGGACCGCCTGGCGATCTCAACTGGATCGTCAGGCAGTTCTGTTTTGAGGTAGAGCCACCACTCCAGCATCCGGCGCTGGTGCTCCCCGGATCTGCCGCGGTGGGTGCGGGCCAGCAGTTTCAATTGGGCGTTGATGCCGCCTTCTAAGCTGTTGGTGGTGGATTTGATCCGGCTGCTATCGAGCACACCGTCGGGTGGGTCGAGGTAGACAAATAACAGCTGGTTGCGCCATAGGTGGTTGAGGCTGTTGTAGGCCTTGCGGGTGCGTTCATGGGTCCATGACCAGGTGCGTTGTTTCGTCAGTGGGTCTGTGATCCACGTTTTCTGGTTCATCCAGTCGCGGTAGATAGTGCCGTATTCGTGCAGCTGTGCACCCCACGCGGCCGCCTCGTCAAGATCGGTGATTTTCGTGAGGTTGAGCGCGAGTTGGTAGATCGCTCGTCCCGCGTCGGTGCGTGGGCGTGAGGTGGTGTAGCGGCGTACCACGCGTTGGGCGTGGACGAGGCAGCGCTGGATTTTGGTGCCCGGCCAGCATGTCTTGATCGCGCTGGCGGCGCCTTGGCCGCCGTCGATGACGGCGATCAGGGGTGCGGGGATACGTTCAAGGAGGAGTTGGTAGTCGCGGGTGGTTTCGTGGGTGCACCAGTGCCAGGCGATGACGTGATCTAAGGTGGCAGCAACAATCAAGCATCCGCTTGCGGTGTAGGTGCCGTCAAGGAAGACCTGGTCGTAGACCCGGCCCTCGTGTCCGATCGTGGGATCAGGCACATCGACAAGCCAGCACCACGAAAACTGCCGTTTCATGGTGGAGCGGCTGATTCCGGCGTCTCCTGCGATCTGCCTCAGGGCGGTGGTCGATGTGCAGTGCTCGATGAATTGTCGAAACACCGCTGCGTGGGTGATGTCGCTGCGGGTTTTGGTGGCTGATGCACCGCAGGTTTTGCATCGCCACCGAGTGGTGCCCTTGGACGTGGTTCCGTTGCGTTTCATCTGTCCGCCGCACACTTGGCAGCGGGGTCGGTTCTTCGGCATTGATCAAGCCAACACCGGCTCCTACCACACGCTGCTGTCACACCTCGGTATTTCGCAGTCCTGGGGCGGATATAAGCCCCAGGAGCATATATTTTCCGGATTTCGCCTGATCATCCCAAACAAATCGACGAATCCGGACACACATTTTGACCCTTAACCCATTTTTGGGATTCGCAGATTGCGGGGTCATTGTGGCCTGCGGTTGCTCTGGTTGAGGTTCTTGTCCGCAATGCAATGAACGACGAACTGTGCGATTACTTCGACGTAAGACACGAAGATGGATGGCACACACTCGTCAGAAACGGTGAAGAATCTATCTCATCCGCTGAGGAAGGCAATCGGCTCAAGGAAAAGTACATACTCCTGACGAACAAGGACTATCTAGCGTTCGAACTCAAGCTGAATGAGATAGGGCGGAAAGCACGAAGTTCTCCTATTTCAGGAGATTTCTTTGTTGGCAAGGTTTCTTTGGGAATGTGGTTGAGCCTGTTGAATAACGGGGACTCGGGTCCAGGACGGGGACACCTAAATTACGAACAGACGTTGTGGAACCCATGCCTAATTGATGCCTTTCCAAATTACGACGGTAAACGATCCCAGTTGAGAGACGAACTGAATCGGTTCGCAAAGCTTCGTAACCGCATAGCACATCACGAGCATCTTCTCGGTCGCCGCAATCTAATGAAGGACGCGGAAAACATAATTCGAATAGCGGGTTACATCGACGAACAGGTTGCAGGCATTATCGATGACAACAACCGCTTTCGTTCTGCGATGGGCCAACAGCGAGATTTCCTTAACGGGTTGACCATCCTTTGAGAGCCGTCACGGCCGAAATCCGCGCGTGAAACGCCCTCTCGCGGGTCGGACAGGTGCCCGTTATATCCCCCTCGGCGTGTAAGATGAGACAGGTTCAACGGGCCTAGAGCCCCTATTCACGCATGGAGGAGCGTCCCGCAGTGGCTGAACAGCAACCCCATTACGACGCGTCGTCGATTACCATCCTCGAAGGTCTCGAGGCGGTGCGTAAGCGCCCGGGCATGTACATCGGTTCGACCGGTGTGCGCGGCCTGCACCACCTGGTGTGGGAGGTCGTGGACAACTCGGTCGACGAAGCGATGGCCGGCTACGCCGACCGCGTCGATGTCACGTTGCTTGCCGACGGCGGCGTTGAGGTCGTCGATAACGGCCGCGGTATCCCGGTGGAGATGCACCCGTCCGGCGCCCCGACGGTACAGGTCGTGATGACGCAGCTGCACGCCGGCGGCAAGTTCAACTCCGACTCGTATGCCGTCTCCGGCGGTCTGCACGGTGTCGGTATTTCCGTGGTCAACGCGCTGTCCACCCGTGTCGAGGCGGACATCAAGCGCGACGGCAAGCACTGGTACCAGAAGTTCGCGATGGCCATCCCGGAGGAACTGGAGGAGGGCGGTAACGCCCGCGGCACCGGCACCACGATCCGGTTCTGGCCGGACCCGGAAATCTTCGAGACCGTCGACTTCAACTACGACACCATCGCGCGCCGCCTGCAGGAGATGGCCTTCCTGAACAAGGGCCTGACCATCACCCTGAAGGACGAGCGCGTTTCCGACGAGGAGCTCGAGCTCGAAGCCATCGCCGAGGAGGGCGACACCGCCGCGGCGATCGAGGGCAACTCCTTCGACGACACCACCGAGACCGTCGACGCCTCCGAGGTGGACCAGGACGGCGACGGCAACCCGGCCGAGGTCGGCGACGAGGTCGCCCCGGACGTAAAGAAGAAGCGGGAAAAGAAGGTCACCTTCTACTACCCGGACGGCCTGATCGACTACGTCAAGTACTTGAACAAGTCCAAGACCGCGATCCACCCGACGATCATCGGTTTCGACCAGAAGGGCGACGGCCTCGAGGCTGAGGTGGCGATGCAGTGGAACGGCTCGTTCAAGGAGTCCGTCCACACCTTCGCCAACACGATCAACACCCACGAGGGCGGTACGCACGAGGAGGGCTTCCGCGCGGCGCTAACCTCGCTGATGAACCGCTACGCGCGCGACCACAAACTGCTCAAGGACAAGGAGCCGAACCTTACTGGCGACGACTGCCGAGAGGGCCTCGCCGCCGTCGTGTCCGTGCGCGTGTCCGATCCGCAGTTCGAGGGCCAGACCAAGACGAAGCTGGGCAACACCGAGGTCAAGGGCTTCGTCCAGCGCGCGATCAACGAGAACCTGTCCGACTGGTTCGACGCCAACCCGGCCGAGGCGAAGGTCATCGTGAACAAGGCGGTGTCTTCCTCCCAGGCCCGCCAGGCCGCCCGCAAGGCCCGCGACCTGGTGCGCCGCAAGTCCGCCACGGATCTCGGCGGCCTGCCGGGCAAACTTGCGGACTGCCGCTCCAAGGACCCGATCAAGTCCGAACTGTTCATCGTGGAGGGCGACTCCGCAGGCGGCTCCGCCAAGGGCGGTCGCGACTCCATGTACCAGGCGATTCTTCCGCTGCGCGGCAAGATCCTGAACGTGGAGAAGGCCCGCATGGACCGCGTGCTCAAAAATGCCGAGGTCCAGGCCATCATCACCGCGCTGGGCACGGGCATCAACGAAGAGTTCGATATCTCGAAGCTGCGCTACCACAAGATCGTGCTCATGGCCGACGCTGACGTCGACGGCCAGCACATCGCGACGCTGCTGCTGACGCTGTTGTTCCGCTTTATGCCGGAGCTGGTGGAAAACGGCCACGTGTACCTGGCTAACCCGCCGCTGTACAAGCTGAAGTGGGGCAAGGGCGAGCCGGGTTATGCATTTTCCGACCGCGAGCGCGACGCGCTGCTGGCGGAGGGCCTGGAGGCCGGTCGCAAAATCAACACCGACGACGGCATCCAGCGCTACAAGGGTCTCGGCGAGATGAACGCCAAGGAGCTGTGGGAAACCACGCTCGACCCGGACACGCGCATCCTGCGCAAGGTGGAGCTTGAAGACGCCCAGCGTGCCGACGAGCTGTTCTCCATCCTCATGGGCGACGACGTGGCAGCCCGCCGCTCGTTTATCACCCGCCGCGCGAAGGACGTGCGCTTCCTGGACGTGTAGTTCGCGCCCTCCTTTGTGCAAAAGTTGACAAATAACGCGGGCCCGGCAACCCCCACCTGGGGAAATGCCGGGCCCGTGTCAACTCTTGCAATCCGGGGTCGTCGTTAAGCGTGACGCTCCGCGATGTTACCCAACTCTGGCAGCGCCGGGCCGACGATCTTGGCGGCCTTGCCTCGCAGCGTGGAGTAGACCTTCTTCACCGGACCGGGCATGGAGTCGACGGCGCTGTCACCGGCGTCGAGCATCGACTTGACCACCTCGTCCTCGCGCGCGGAGAGGAACTGGCCGAAGTTCTGTTCGTCGCTGGCGTTGAAGGCGTTCCAATATGGATTCAGCTCGTCGACGATCTGTGGGAGGAACTTGTTCACGCCCTTGGAAATCGCGTCGGCGTCGGCCTTCTTGCCGGCCGCGACGGCGGATTTCAGGGCCATGCCGGTGAGGCCGGACTGGTTGGCGACGGTGTCGTCGATAAGTTTGGAGATCTCCTCGACGACCTTGGGGCGGTTCGCGGAATCAAGCAGGTTTGAAAGATCAGTCATGGGTGCGATCTTACTTGCCACTGGAACAGCAAAACGGCCGCGTCGCTTATCGACGACCGGCCGTTTTCGGTTGCAGCCCTTCCACCGCAGTTCGGGCTTAAGTCACATTAGCCACACAAGTCACTGCAACCACAACGGTTCACAACCGTAACACAGGGTCGCAGGCGGTGCTACAACTGGGCTTGGAAGTCCTGAATAGCCTGGTTGACCTGCGCCTTAATCTCCTCAGCGGGGAAGATGCGGTTGCCCTCGGACGAGCCCGGAACGTGCTGCAGATTGAACTGCTCCGCGTACTTATCCACGGCCTCGCGCACCGGCGGCACGAAGTCGACGATCGCCTGGATGGCCACCGCCGTAGCGACGAACGCAATGGTCAGGCTAATCGGTGCCGACCCCGTGTACGAGCCCTCGAACAGGCGCTTGTCCGGGGAGCCCTCGACAGAGTCCAGGTTGTCGTAGTTCGGCTTCGACGAACCGCTCGAGCCCAGCGCCGTGGAGAGCTGGGTGATAGCCGGCTCAGCGTGGGCGGGCAGGGCAGTGGTGGCAGCGACGGCGACGGCGATGGCCGTGGCGGCAGTGGCGGTCTTCTTCATGGGGGATATGTTAGGCGGTGGGTAACGGCAAGTCCGGCCAGAGTCCCATCTTCTCTAACTGCGGCTTGGCGGCGAACGCTAGGCCGCCAAGCGCGGCAAGGACACCGAGCACGATGGCAATAATGCCGCCGGTGCTGGAGCCCTCGGCCGAACCTGACTCGTCTTCGGTCACATCGATCGGTTCGAACACGTCCGGGGTGGGTTCCTCGGTGGTCTCGGTCTGCGGTTCGGGCGCAGTCTGCTCAGTGGGTTCGGGCGACGGTTCTGGGGTCGGGGTGGGGGTGGGTTTTTCGATGTCCACATAAGCCCATACCTCGTGATAGGACCCGTCTTTAAATATGACCCAAAGTTTTGCTCCTGCTGATCCACGCCTCGCGTCCTCCGTGGCAGCGATTGTCACAGCACCGGTCTTTTCATCCACCGACACTGAACTTCCGTGGCCGAATGTTTCGTTGACGGTCACCGCTGCACCCTCCGGCAGATTATCCGGGCGGATGGTAACGGTCTCACCAGGATTAATCGTCTGGGTCGGGTACGTGACGTGTGTCGTGCTCGCCTCTGGCACTTCCGGTTCTGTCAGGATAAATTTTGCGTCGGTGGACTTTCTGGAACCGTCTGGGAAGTGGGCGAGGATCGGCAAAATCAAGGTGGTACCCGGCTTTGTGCGATCCGGTGTTTGTATCGTGATCTCTCCGGTTTCGCGGTTGACATCCACATCCGTGCCCTCCGGCGCTTCACCGGAAACTTCAAACCATGTTCCCTCTGGGACCTCCGTATATGGGTTCGACCTAAACGGCCCTGGCGTCGGAGCACTGACGTCGGCGTACTCAACGATTGCCTTTTCGGCCTGCCACCGACCTGGCTCGTCAATGAAGAACTCGGCGGAACCAACGCCTACCCGGCCATCCGGGCCCTCCACCTCAACCGGCACCTCGAATCGTCGATAGCCCTTGATCGGGCGCTTCGGTCTGACCGTCACTGTGCCGTCGTCCGGATCTACGGAGACATCACCGAAGTAGCGGAGATTGGGGACGAGGTCATCGCGGAGCTTGAACTTCGAACCTGCGGCAAACTCGCCGGCGTATTCTGCATACCCGGGCTCATCGCCTGCCATGTTTGCGACTTCCCATTCGGGCTTGAACCGGTTTTCAATGAGGAAGTCGTAATATTCCTCGACTGTCAGGTTTGCCAGTTCTGGGCGCTTGCCATCTTCGAACGTCGAGACCAGGACAGGCACACCAAACGTTTGCGCTGAACCGTCGGCGAACGTTGCGGTAACTGCGACCATGGAGGATGAGCTGGTTGGCAGCTCATCGAGCTGCTTGACCGAAAGCGTGCCATCGTCGGAGATAGTTGCATCGAAGTGCTCGGGAGACACGACGCCGAAGGTCGTACCCGCTGGAACATCACCGAAAGGTTTGACCTCGTCTACATAGTCAACGGCACCAAGCGCCAAGGGGTAATCCAGATCCGAATCCCGTGCCATGGTGCCGAGCGATTCAACCACCGTCACGTCGAGGTCGTAATCCAGCTCGCGCACACCATCGGTAGTTGTGATATTGAACCGGATCGATTCCCCAGGGATCACATCATCGGAAACGGTGATGGTGGCGACGCCGGTGACGGGGTTCGTCGTCAAGCGGTAGCCCAGGTAGTCCTCCTCGCCGGAGAATCGCATGGTGCTTGAGAACGAGCCCTCGGGCTTCACTTCGACGGTGTCGCCAGGGACGACGCGCGCGGTGGGCCAGTGGAGGTTGGCCTCTTGGGTTGTGCGGGTTTCGGCGAGCGATTGGGGGACGGTGACTCCGCCGGTGAACACCGCTGCGGCGGTGGCGATGGCGACGACGGCACGGCTGAACTTCATGTGAGGCCTCCGGGAAAACAATTGGTAGCACCTGGATTATATATTTTTCAGACGGTCAAGCTCAGGTTCTGAATGCGACGGCGCTGCCGGATGTTGTGACAGATCGTGCGTCGGCGGAAGCGGCGACCTGGGGAAAGTGACAAATGTTGCGCCGGGTGGAGGTGCGATCTGTCACAGAAATACTGGAAGAGGCGCCACCGAGGGGACCTACCCCGCCCACCTCCGATACACCTCCCCGGCGACCTCAGCGAACCCGGCGTTGGAGTCAGACAGCGGCTCCAACGCAACGATGGCGGAGGACAGGGCAGTGGCGGCAGCGGAAACCGAATCAAATACCGGCACCCCGTGCAAACGCGCGCCGGGGACGGCGGCGCAGGCGGTGAGAAACCCGAAAGAGCGGAGGTGGCAGCCGTGGAAGGAGCAGTATTCGTCGGCAATGGCTAGCAACTGCTCGGCGGAGAGGCCCCTCACGATCGGGCCTGCCGGATGCGCGACTCCATCCCGGCATAGGTGGGGATGAGGGAGCGGGCGAGGTCGGTGACGGTGGCGTCGTCAAGCAAACGCGACGCGGCGGAGACGACCGCTCTCCTGGCGGCCTCCTGCTTCGAGCACCCCCAGGCCGAAGCCAGTAAAACGAGTGCCTTGTCCTCGTCGTCGGTAAGTCGGAGAGTCATCGCCATACCACTTTGATACCACGCGGCTAGCGTGAAAAGGCGCAGAGGCCCGGTAAACTGCGCAACTATGGCTGATGAGACCTCGAGCGGCATCGACCGCATTCAACCAATCGACATTAACGAGGAGATGCAGACCAGCTACATCGATTACGCGATGAGCGTGATCGTGGGTCGTGCGCTCCCGGACGTGCGGGACGGCATGAAGCCGGTGCACCGCCGCATTATTTACGCGATGTACGACAACGGCTATCGCCCGGAGCGCTCCTATGTGAAGAGCGCGAAGCCGGTGGCGGACACCATGGGTAACTACCACCCACACGGCGACATCGCGATCTACGACACCTTGGTGCGCATGGCGCAGCCGTGGGCGATGCGCTACCCGCTGGTGGACGGCCAGGGCAACTTCGGCTCGCCGGGTAACGACGGCCCGGCGGCGATGCGTTACACGGAGTGCAAGATGACTCCGCTGGCGATGGAGATGGTGCGCGACATCCGCGAAAACGCCGTCGACTTCGCGCCGAACTACGACGGCAAGACGCAGGAGCCGACGGTACTGCCGTCGCGTGTGCCGAACCTGCTGATGAACGGCTCGAACGGTATTGCCGTCGGTATGGCCACGAACATCCCGCCGCACAATTTGAACGAGCTGGCGGACGCGATCCAGTGGATCCTGGACAACCACGACGCGGACGAGCAGAGCACGCTCGACGCGGTGATGGAGCGCGTGAAGGGCCCGGACTTCCCGACGGCCGGCCTCATCGTGGGCGACCAGGGCATTAAGGACGCCTACACCACGGGCCGTGGTTCGATCCGGATGCGCGGTGTGACGGAGATTGAGGAGATCGGCAACCGCCAGGTCATCACGATCACCGAGCTGCCGTACCAGGTCAACCCGGACAACTTCATCCACAACATTGCGGAGCAGGTCACCAACGGCAAGATGGTGGGCATCTCCAAGATTGAGGACGAATCCTCCGACCGTGTGGGCATGCGCATCGTGGTCACGCTGAAGCGCGACGCGGTGCCGCGCGTGGTGCTGAACAACCTGTACAAGCACTCGGCGCTGGAGACGAACTTCTCGGCGAACATGCTGTCCATCGTCGACGGTGTGCCGCGCACGCTGCGCCTCGACCAGATGCTGCGTTACTACGTCAAGCACCAGATCGAAGTCATTGTCCGACGCACCCAGTACCGCCTGGACGAGGCCGAGAAGCGCGCCCACATCCTGCGCGGCCTGGTCAAGGCGCTGGACATGCTCGACGAGGTCATCGCGCTGATCCGCCGCTCGCCGACTGTCGACGACGCCCGCCAGGGCCTGATCAACCTGCTGGACGTCGACGAGATCCAGGCCAACGAGATCCTCGCGATGCAGCTGCGCCGCCTGGCAGCCCTGGAGCGCCAGAAGATTATCGACGACCTCGCCGCCATCGAAGAGCAGATCGCCGACTACAAGGACATCCTGGCCAAGCCTGAGCGTCAGCGCCAGATCATCGGCGAAGAACTCGGCGAGATCGTGGACAAGTACGGCGACGAGCGCCGCACCCAAATCGTGGCCGCAACCGGCGACGTGACCGAGGAGGACCTGATCGCCCGCGAGAACGTTGTGGTCACGATCACCTCCACCGGCTACGCCAAGCGCACCAAGGTCGACGCGTACAAGTCGCAGAAGCGCGGCGGCAAGGGCGTGCGCGGAGCCGAGTTGAAGCAGGACGACGTGGTGA
Above is a genomic segment from Corynebacterium lujinxingii containing:
- a CDS encoding CopG family transcriptional regulator, encoding MAMTLRLTDDEDKALVLLASAWGCSKQEAARRAVVSAASRLLDDATVTDLARSLIPTYAGMESRIRQARS
- the gyrA gene encoding DNA gyrase subunit A, producing the protein MADETSSGIDRIQPIDINEEMQTSYIDYAMSVIVGRALPDVRDGMKPVHRRIIYAMYDNGYRPERSYVKSAKPVADTMGNYHPHGDIAIYDTLVRMAQPWAMRYPLVDGQGNFGSPGNDGPAAMRYTECKMTPLAMEMVRDIRENAVDFAPNYDGKTQEPTVLPSRVPNLLMNGSNGIAVGMATNIPPHNLNELADAIQWILDNHDADEQSTLDAVMERVKGPDFPTAGLIVGDQGIKDAYTTGRGSIRMRGVTEIEEIGNRQVITITELPYQVNPDNFIHNIAEQVTNGKMVGISKIEDESSDRVGMRIVVTLKRDAVPRVVLNNLYKHSALETNFSANMLSIVDGVPRTLRLDQMLRYYVKHQIEVIVRRTQYRLDEAEKRAHILRGLVKALDMLDEVIALIRRSPTVDDARQGLINLLDVDEIQANEILAMQLRRLAALERQKIIDDLAAIEEQIADYKDILAKPERQRQIIGEELGEIVDKYGDERRTQIVAATGDVTEEDLIARENVVVTITSTGYAKRTKVDAYKSQKRGGKGVRGAELKQDDVVKNFFICSTHDWILFFTNFGRVYRLKAYELPEAGRTARGQHVANLLEFQPEEKIAQVIQIQTYEDAPYLVLATRDGRVKKSRLTDYESARSSGLIAINLNEGDALIGASLVGDDDDLLLVSEQGQAIRFSADDEQLRPMGRATAGVKGMRFRGDDQLLAMTVVQDGEFLLVATSGGYGKRTAIEEYNPQGRGGMGVMTFKYTPKRGKLIGALAVGEEDQIFAITSAGGVIRTEVDQIRPSSRATMGVRLVDLNDGVELLAIDRNVEDEGEEEATAVATGQKTLEEAQDVTSSASSVSDEGEE
- the gyrB gene encoding DNA topoisomerase (ATP-hydrolyzing) subunit B, which encodes MEERPAVAEQQPHYDASSITILEGLEAVRKRPGMYIGSTGVRGLHHLVWEVVDNSVDEAMAGYADRVDVTLLADGGVEVVDNGRGIPVEMHPSGAPTVQVVMTQLHAGGKFNSDSYAVSGGLHGVGISVVNALSTRVEADIKRDGKHWYQKFAMAIPEELEEGGNARGTGTTIRFWPDPEIFETVDFNYDTIARRLQEMAFLNKGLTITLKDERVSDEELELEAIAEEGDTAAAIEGNSFDDTTETVDASEVDQDGDGNPAEVGDEVAPDVKKKREKKVTFYYPDGLIDYVKYLNKSKTAIHPTIIGFDQKGDGLEAEVAMQWNGSFKESVHTFANTINTHEGGTHEEGFRAALTSLMNRYARDHKLLKDKEPNLTGDDCREGLAAVVSVRVSDPQFEGQTKTKLGNTEVKGFVQRAINENLSDWFDANPAEAKVIVNKAVSSSQARQAARKARDLVRRKSATDLGGLPGKLADCRSKDPIKSELFIVEGDSAGGSAKGGRDSMYQAILPLRGKILNVEKARMDRVLKNAEVQAIITALGTGINEEFDISKLRYHKIVLMADADVDGQHIATLLLTLLFRFMPELVENGHVYLANPPLYKLKWGKGEPGYAFSDRERDALLAEGLEAGRKINTDDGIQRYKGLGEMNAKELWETTLDPDTRILRKVELEDAQRADELFSILMGDDVAARRSFITRRAKDVRFLDV
- the recF gene encoding DNA replication/repair protein RecF (All proteins in this family for which functions are known are DNA-binding proteins that assist the filamentation of RecA onto DNA for the initiation of recombination or recombinational repair.); this encodes MHVRELDLRDFRSWPELNLKLEPGVTVVAGRNGHGKTNIVEAVHYTSTLSSHRVATDAPLVAAGKPNARVSVTTVNEGRELTTHLLIKPQGANQAQINRTKLKSAREILGVLRTVMFSPEDLRLINGEPAERRRFLDDLAALRTPRLGGARADYERVLRQRNALLKHSNMALRRGYSDDDGATALSTLDVWDGQLAHFGAQVVAGRLSLIDDLSPHTTSAYHSVAPESRPAAVAYSSTLDKAVRELAGGPSRDPAVFEAAMLTELGRRRKDEIDRGVTLVGPHRDDFSLMLGDNPAKGYASHGETWSYALALHLAEYQLLTSDGSDPVLILDDVFAELDAKRRERLVHVAEGAEQVLITAAVGDDLPGNLDDAVTARYTVTMEDGVSSIERSD
- a CDS encoding YPDG domain-containing protein; this translates as MKFSRAVVAIATAAAVFTGGVTVPQSLAETRTTQEANLHWPTARVVPGDTVEVKPEGSFSSTMRFSGEEDYLGYRLTTNPVTGVATITVSDDVIPGESIRFNITTTDGVRELDYDLDVTVVESLGTMARDSDLDYPLALGAVDYVDEVKPFGDVPAGTTFGVVSPEHFDATISDDGTLSVKQLDELPTSSSSMVAVTATFADGSAQTFGVPVLVSTFEDGKRPELANLTVEEYYDFLIENRFKPEWEVANMAGDEPGYAEYAGEFAAGSKFKLRDDLVPNLRYFGDVSVDPDDGTVTVRPKRPIKGYRRFEVPVEVEGPDGRVGVGSAEFFIDEPGRWQAEKAIVEYADVSAPTPGPFRSNPYTEVPEGTWFEVSGEAPEGTDVDVNRETGEITIQTPDRTKPGTTLILPILAHFPDGSRKSTDAKFILTEPEVPEASTTHVTYPTQTINPGETVTIRPDNLPEGAAVTVNETFGHGSSVSVDEKTGAVTIAATEDARRGSAGAKLWVIFKDGSYHEVWAYVDIEKPTPTPTPEPSPEPTEQTAPEPQTETTEEPTPDVFEPIDVTEDESGSAEGSSTGGIIAIVLGVLAALGGLAFAAKPQLEKMGLWPDLPLPTA
- a CDS encoding DciA family protein, whose protein sequence is MSDLISATFDNLRATARKRGGRLPDLSRQGTSVIPRRNRPSLTDDPRPDITVPGLDLPEGGRRKADVRGIPTGLDGRALPRSYKVSSLSNLLGTEIRKRDWTEKMAHGWVMGHWDELVGEKIAQHTTVEMIKGGEVHVSCDSTAWATQMKYMQREVLRAIADKVGPDVVTKLHIYGPKTKSWRYGPLHVKGRGPRDTYG
- a CDS encoding IS1249 family transposase; amino-acid sequence: MPKNRPRCQVCGGQMKRNGTTSKGTTRWRCKTCGASATKTRSDITHAAVFRQFIEHCTSTTALRQIAGDAGISRSTMKRQFSWCWLVDVPDPTIGHEGRVYDQVFLDGTYTASGCLIVAATLDHVIAWHWCTHETTRDYQLLLERIPAPLIAVIDGGQGAASAIKTCWPGTKIQRCLVHAQRVVRRYTTSRPRTDAGRAIYQLALNLTKITDLDEAAAWGAQLHEYGTIYRDWMNQKTWITDPLTKQRTWSWTHERTRKAYNSLNHLWRNQLLFVYLDPPDGVLDSSRIKSTTNSLEGGINAQLKLLARTHRGRSGEHQRRMLEWWLYLKTELPDDPVEIARRSNWGQDQLAKVSTLPHNENQADHETGRPALYDNAIDTNYTHSIGIQKGHI
- a CDS encoding DUF6918 family protein encodes the protein MTDLSNLLDSANRPKVVEEISKLIDDTVANQSGLTGMALKSAVAAGKKADADAISKGVNKFLPQIVDELNPYWNAFNASDEQNFGQFLSAREDEVVKSMLDAGDSAVDSMPGPVKKVYSTLRGKAAKIVGPALPELGNIAERHA
- a CDS encoding TetR family transcriptional regulator; protein product: MRGLSAEQLLAIADEYCSFHGCHLRSFGFLTACAAVPGARLHGVPVFDSVSAAATALSSAIVALEPLSDSNAGFAEVAGEVYRRWAG